GTTTGGCTCTATTTGATTCCTTTGTCTGTTTTACTTTCGGCCCTTTACCAATGTTTTAATTATTGGACAATCAGGGTGAAAAAATTCAGGCATCTTGCTTTTGCCGGGATTAACCAGAGCATGAGTACTTCGATTGGAAAATTGATTTTAGGTTTTGCAGGTTTTCTGAAAAGCGGGCTGCTTGCAGGAAATTTGTTTGGCCAGTTTTCATCTGTCCTGGCACTGGGTGTTTCATTGTTCCACAAAAAGAAAGGAGAATTTCCTTCTGTCACCAGGTCCACAATCAAAACACAGGCAAAAATTTATAACGTTTACCCGAAATTTAATCTGATCCATGCCTTTACTAATATTTTTTCGGGGAACCTGCCCATTTTTGTGCTTGCTTCGTATTTCTCACAGTCTGCCGTAGGTTATTTCTCGCTTGGATTAGGGTTGGTTTTTAAACCGCTCAATCTTTTTACAACTTCTGTTCAGCAGGTTTTTTCACAAAAAATTGTTGAACGCTACAATAAGCAGCAAACTATCTATGCGAACGTGAAGACAATGGTCTGGCGTATTTTTAAAATAGAACTGCTTCCTTTTATAGTTGCACTGTTTCTTGCCCCTTTGGCCTGTAAATGGGTTTTGGGAAACAAATGGGAAACTGCCGGTTTATATTTACAGTTTCTTATTCCCTGGCTTTTTATGGTTGGTCTGGCCACTCCGCTATCTTTTATTCCCGAAATTTTCTTTTGTCAGAAAAAAGCAATGATTATTGATATTATTTACCTGGTATTCAGAATTATTTCTTTGGCAATTGGCGTTTGGGCCCGGAACTTATATCTGGCTATAGGGCTGTATAGTTTTGTTGGTGTTATTGTCGTTGGATATAACCTTTTCTGGTATCTTGAATTATGCAGGAATGCCGATAAAGATTTCTCACAATTTCGTAAAAATTAAATTATGCGTGTGTTGGTTTTACCTTCATGGTATCCGCCTGACGGCGGAAGTTTTTTCCGGGATCAAAGTGAAGCTTTAATGCATGCCGGGTTGGAAGTGCATGTTCTGGTAAATGAAAATAAAAGTTTAAAACGATTTCATTTTCTGGATTACAAGAAAGGGAAACAATTAAGGGTTTACAACGAAAATGGGCTGACTGTCATCCGGAAGACTTATTGGAAGCTTCCTAAAAATGAGAAGTTGAATGTCAAATATTGGACTGCTGCTACTTTTGATATGTTTAAAGAATATATTAACCGATTGGGCTGTCCCGACATTGTGTTGGTATATAGCTCATTATGGGCAGGTTTGGTGGCTGCCCAAATATACCGGGAGTTTCAGATTCCTTATGTGATCAATGAACATCGGGGACGTTTTGTTGCCGGAAACAGATATTCCGGCAAATACATCGAAAAGTGGTATATCCCCTTTCTTCGGGAAGCCCTTCAATATTCAGTGAAAGTAGTGGCTGTAAGCCCGGCTCTGGGAAAAAAATTAATAGAACTGGAGC
This DNA window, taken from Bacteroidota bacterium, encodes the following:
- a CDS encoding oligosaccharide flippase family protein encodes the protein VWLYLIPLSVLLSALYQCFNYWTIRVKKFRHLAFAGINQSMSTSIGKLILGFAGFLKSGLLAGNLFGQFSSVLALGVSLFHKKKGEFPSVTRSTIKTQAKIYNVYPKFNLIHAFTNIFSGNLPIFVLASYFSQSAVGYFSLGLGLVFKPLNLFTTSVQQVFSQKIVERYNKQQTIYANVKTMVWRIFKIELLPFIVALFLAPLACKWVLGNKWETAGLYLQFLIPWLFMVGLATPLSFIPEIFFCQKKAMIIDIIYLVFRIISLAIGVWARNLYLAIGLYSFVGVIVVGYNLFWYLELCRNADKDFSQFRKN